From a single Glycine soja cultivar W05 chromosome 19, ASM419377v2, whole genome shotgun sequence genomic region:
- the LOC114399845 gene encoding uncharacterized protein LOC114399845 codes for MASFLMVPCQHLLLKKLQKHCHRKTASTSIRSEKTSSFRFRSNANVPLHELPGASFDQYMDDKHRVLRAVFSDDKGTTKQLNEEEWRIKMPPMQCLFLSVNPTADVKLTFKSNGEDYPPEIPHHVPKVLELHFIRWELQGLDTFYKDHYQINIDVRGSLYPERKGKHSWLKNQMVMKITFCPKVAFIPENLLQDAIELIFKAVWDQTKHEFHDRLLEDYNRFKRNKSGKNYV; via the exons ATGGCAAGCTTTCTCATGGTTCCTTGCCAGCATCTATTGCTAAAGAAGTTGCAAAAGCATTGCCATAGAAAGACAGCATCAACCTCCATCAGGAGTGAGAAAACTTCCTCATTCCGTTTCAGAAGCAATGCCAATGTTCCTCTTCATGAATTGCCAGGG GCTTCCTTTGATCAATACATGGATGACAAGCACAGAGTACTAAGAGCTGTTTTTTCTGATGACAAAGGAACAACTAAACAGCTcaatgag GAAGAGTGGAGGATCAAAATGCCTCCCATGCAATGCTTATTTTTGAGTGTCAATCCAACAGCAGATGTCAAGTTAACATTCAAGTCTAATGGAGAAGATTATCCACCTGAAATTCCTCATCATGTCCCCAAAGTTCTTGAGCTTCACTTT ataaGGTGGGAGTTACAGGGCCTGGATACCTTCTACAAGGATCATTACCAAATCAACATAGATGTTAGAGGCTCTTTATACCCAGAAAGGAAGGGAAAACATAGTTGGCTAAAGAATCAAATGGTGATGAAGATAACCTTTTGTCCAAAAGTAGCTTTCATTCCTGAAAATCTCTTACAAGATGCCATAGAGCTG ATTTTCAAAGCAGTGTGGGATCAAACGAAGCATGAATTCCATGATAGACTATTGGAAGATTATAACAGGTTCAAGAGAAACAAATCAGGGAAGAACTATGTCTAA